The DNA window TGGCCTTCCATAGTTGAGGTAGTGAGAAGCTGCTCCACCAAGCCTCATCTTTGAGAAACTGTCCACTTGCAGTGAGAGGTCAGCTTGGAGTTAACTTCAGGTGAACAGGATATCTGCCTTTCACATTATTGAGCCTGTAAAACATAATTGCATAGAACCTCAATTTAAACCTTATCCTATGCACATATACCCTTCAGCTAGACATCAAAGAATGCTTCCAACCTTTGAGTAATATCATGACCaactttttaataaagtttCTTCCTTAGGTAATTCCATTTATTTGGCCaggttttggaaaataaaatgtctacAATAGGCAGTCTCTCTTCTGTACCAGTACTTTACTGTAGCTTGCCTCAACAATACCACTGGCATCTACTTTATTAACTGCCTGTTCTTAGTGCATaatttaatactttttattaGCTTTTCATGTTTCAATAGACAAAGGAGGGCATCTGTCCAAACATAATCTGGACaaggaaataaacagaataaaattatactCCATAGCAATTAATTTTGTAGGAGGAATTAATTTATAGTAGCAATTAACTCTGATTTTAGTTTGTTACAACAACAGACCCTGTATACAGTGTTGACAATATGATACCTGTCCCTGAAAGCAAGGCCTTGTGAACTCTGAGACAGTTTTAGCTAAACTAGGGAAAAGAATTTAGCTTCAGGGCACCTGGTTTGAGAGGTAGTAGTGAGGCTGTGGAAAAACCATCGATCAGCTGTTCCTGTTAAGAAAGCAAAGAGTAAAATGCTGCTAACAGTGAAAAGGCTGCTGTAGATTTCAGAGCTAATACACCTCTTAGGGGCACAGAGCACTTCATGACTCCTAAAGCTATTGGTTCTGATGTGTAAAACAGAGAACGTATCATTGCATTGGTTACTCTCATCAAGTTCAGGTGAGCAActataaaagctaaaaataatttttcagaatctGAAAAAGAACAGTGTTACAGAAAGGACTAAAATAAGTGATTGTCCATATACAAGATCCCATCTCTTATGACACACAAAAATTCTGGACCTCTCCCTGAGCAGGAATTGCACAGAATAACTGAATTCAGAGACTTTTTCCTCATATGATGAACTAGACCTAGAAGATGGTATCACAGCTCACATTCTTTGGGCATACAACACACCTCCATCTTCATAAAGGGAAGAGACTGCACACAATACAGCTTGTAATGAAGACACCAATTTAAACCCTGTGGAAACACTTAGGTTTGAATGCCTGACCTCAGACCCTGTATGTACACCTAGAGATTAAACATGGTCCTTTAACTCAGACAGCTATGGGCTCAGGAAACGCTTTCATTGCTGGAGAGACGTTGTTTTGAAAACCACACTCTTCAGCATGAATGCTCTCTCCTTGTCTACAAATACATATGTGGTGTATGTCCTTATTCTCTACACCATCTCTTCGGAGCTCTTTTTAGATGGCcatttattcacatttttctctacAAGGCAATAAAGCAAGAGGAATCAGGATCAGACTACTCTCTATTGTATTGTTaaagcaggggttttttttaattgcagttaaTATACCATATAGCAGGCATGAATTTATATTGTAATTACAATTCAACAATAAGTTCATTTAGGTACTATTTAGGTACAAACTTGCACATACGATTTCCaatgaaaaaatcaaatttcttgCAAGATCACAACTGAATCACCTCCACACAGACAATGAGAATTTGAATGATCAACACAAATTACTGTCATGCTCCAATGACAGTTAAAACATACTCGTGCTTCAAGGGACAtttggaagaatatttttagattttgaTTACAGTCAGatcaatgaaaacagaagatgaaGCCCTTCTTCTACAATTCTGTAAAGGTACTAACTCTGATGCAATAAAATTCTCACAAGACGTTTACAGTGATGGCAAACTTTCCAAATGCTGCCCAGATAAGCTATAACTGATCCCTGCCAGCTCACAGATTCTTCTAGGTGACCTGTTACTGAAACAAACTCATTTCTATGGGTTTTCCATATCAGAAGCTGCAGTCTGCATCAGTAAAGCTTCTCCTGCTTGATGCTGGAGAAAGACACAATTTATGCATGTTTAGACCACATTTTAGTGATACTACCTACCTACACCCACAACTGCAGGGCAAATTAGCTTAGCTCCTCTGAATTTCTGAGACGTCCTAACTTATGGTTGCTGACCTGCACAGATGCAGATAACTGCATTAAGAGTTGGGCTCTCCAAAGTCTGCCAGAGCAAGCACATCTCCAGCACAACTGCTTTGGATCACATCCAGCTCCAAAACTGGCAAAACTCTTTCAAACAAATGGAATGTAACCAAGTGATCTGACTTTCTTACCACTTCAGTAACTGACTGCATCTACTCAGACAAATCAACCTTTCATTACGCCATCCATATGACCCACCCAATGAAGTGACCGATTGCTGAGTCACTCAGCTTCCCAGAAGCCACGCTGGCACATCTCTTTGTTCAAGAAAGTTCATTCTATGAACGAACTCTACCACGAAGGTCAAACAATGTTGAAAACATCATTTACCCTAAAGATTTTGCAGGCTTTTAGTTAAAGAGACAGTCACCTTAAAACATGCAATAGAAATATTGACCCTTCTCTTTCAAGATACTGCATCTGCCCAACATTCCCTGATTACTTTGGCTGTTCTAGGATCACGTTATTctaatgcattttctttcttcctactTTGTGAGAAGAACTGAGACAAACATTCAGAAAACCATAAGAATGAACCAAAGCTCTATCATGTGTACAAAACaaatagaagtattttcttCACTCTTTCAGTTCCACCTAAAAAGAgggtaagaaaagaaagaagaaatacagtagCAGGACAGAACATAGAAAATACGGAATGATCAGAACATCTCAAAGATGTCTGCCCTGCAACTAAGCTCAAGTCAGTACAAAACCTGGTTGCAGCTGGAAGGGGTGTGCATACATATGCTGCAGGACAGAGCATGTTCCCTTTCACACAGGATGATCTGCAGGAGAGTGAAGAAACAAGAAAGCAATCAACGAGGTGtgcgtatatatatatatatgtatatgtatatgtatgtatagaGAGTAAGGCTGAAcactgaggagaaaaggagaaagaggaaaaatgccaAGCAGGGAAGTTAGAACTGGCAATATGAATTCTGTGTACAATGACCTATTCAGTGATATTTCCAGTGACAATATTAAGTTTAAGGCAAAAATACACACCACCCAGTACTGGAGTACATTGTACTTTTCATCAGTcctttttaataagaaaaaacgGAAATTTCCACCATCCATAGACTAAGAAAATGCCATATCAGATGAACAGCTGAACACCTTAATCAGTGCTGGAACAGAAAGACTTTCTGCCACATGTAGTTAAGAGCAAGGCAGGTATGTGCATGTTTGTAGCAAAGTGTATCAGCTCTGTGAAGAAACTTCAGACTACTCAGactaaagaaaacacaaaaattttcTACAATAGCAGTTCCAGGAGCAACAGCATCTAAAAGTTCTTCCTGATCAGCATAAGAAATATGCTTGTTCTTTTAGAGAAGCACACTGCCTGTAAGATTCTGACATACATATGATTCTGTTTTGCTAgggtgtgggggtttttttcattgttggttttggttttattgtttggttggggggtttctttgattttttgtgttttgggagggggttgtttgtttttttggttttgtttggttggttcttgttttgttttttaaacatgagCCCAATGTGTGACACCATGAGTTCTCCAGCTTATCTGCAAGtgcttcatctttttttctgcaaagagtCCCAGCTTCCATAGCACTTTAACATGAGTTATTTCAGTAAAGGATCACAAGGTTACAAAGTACTAAGTCTCTTGTTAAAGGATATGTTGGTGTTACAATGCTAGGTTATACATCTAGTATGTTTAAAGGTAAATGCTTATGCAGCTTATAAATAGGCATTGAAAACATTTCCTTGGCAGAGTGCACACGGTATTCTTTGCCTTATCTTAGGCACTCCAGATGCTGGATTCAATTCCAGTGCAATTCTTGTGACTGATGTTGCATCAGTCATGGGGATGCTGTTAAAAAAGACTGAGACATACACTAATATGAGACACATTGGTGCACTGATCAAGGTCTAAGAACATCCACTGTTGAGAACTACTGCCTTATTTCTGGAACTGTTCCATTTCTGAAATggctaaaatgtataaaataattttttgaaagcCACCTTAAGGCTCTTACAAGTTATTGTAAGGACAGATTACCTGCTCTAACAGCAATAGCTTGTGAACACATCTATTTAGAGAAATGagcaagagaaagggaaagatttGCAAGCTTGGTAAAGTAGCGGAAACAGCAAAACACCTAAAGGAGAATGGAGACAGACAAGAGAGATGATACTTGAGCAAGGAGGGCATCTAATATGGGGAGACAGCATGAGAAACACTCATGGGGAAAAGCCTCCAATCTGAGAGCAGAATGGACTTCTtgtttctgagaggaaaaataaaaaacaattactTACTCAAGAGGCTGCCAATGATGTTGGAGAGGCAATTCAGTTAGCCCTTTTGAGGACAGCAATGTCGGTCAGGTGAAGAAGACAGGAAATAGAGTAGAGGAGATTAAAAAGAACCAGAGAGCAGAGTGCTTACTCACCAGCTGTAAAGGCAAAGAAGGGCCTTGACCAAATGGGGTCAAGTGTTGATGGGGTTTGAAGTGATGTGAGAAGCAACATCAAGTGTGGCAAGAGATGCCTATCATAAATCTGCTTAACTGAGAATAACAAAGAGGAAGCAAGATGGGGGGCAGGCCAGGGATaaggagggaaatgaaaaagggaaatgaaatttGTCACAGCAAGAGGTACGGTAAAAGCACCCGTTCTTACAAGCAAGGTTTCATATAACCCATGTGAATAAGCTGCAGTGGTGCTGATGGCCTCTTCATGAAGGCACTGGCACATTTATCTAGCATTCCTTCTGAGTTCCCTCTATTCTCAGCATTGTGCAAGCATATATACCTTCTATCTTTCCTGGCCCTGCCCCCCTAACATCCTCTTTTCACAGAGCTCTCTTGCTCTTCTTCTAAGAAAACTGCTATGCTTTTTCAACTTCCAGTGCTGCTAGCCCCCTGGCAGCAAAAAATATGCTGGTTTATCACAACAAGGTCTTATCAAATGTAAATGCTGTAGATAAAGAGGCTGAAGGATCTTATAGAATAGCTAAAAAACATTTCCACTTCTGTGTCAACTACGGAATTGACTCCTTATTGTGCTGGCTGCTCCCAAGGAGATTGTGTAGGATGAAGCAGTAAAGGCAATACGAGGAGCAAATTGGTAAACAACTCTCCCTTAAAGCAGTTGATTTAAGACCAAACTAGAAGATATCTGAAGAGCTGAAAACTCAGTTAATAATACTTCTCCTGTAGTCTTGCTATTCTGATGAAAACGGTTCCTCTAAATGATACATGAAATAAAGTCCTATGCTACTTACCTAGGTATCTTGCAGCCAGTAGCTGGAATATCTTCAGGATTTTCACAGCACCTTGTAGCCAGCTCTGGCTGGACAACAGTgaagcacacacacagaaacctCAGTGCCAGTCCAGGGCTAGTGGAGTCCCTGTTGACATAGCCTTCTGTCTGCAGTATTCAAAATGCAATTATTCTTTGAGAGGTAGCTCTATGAAAACAGTGCTCCATTTCATATGAAAGTCTGTGCCCTTTGTGTCTCCAAGTCAGATTTGTTTCCTGAGAAAAGCTATTTCACAGTGACAGTTCCCCACTGCAGAGTCATTATAGCAAGAGGAGGAATGAAGACTTTGCCATGCTTGGTAATCTGGACTCTGTCAGGTCAGTCTAAACTCAACCTTTTGCTATCACTGGTAGAGACAGAAGAGAGGCTGATTTTCCACATCTTATTTTATGTGTGCCACAGCAGTCAGTCTTTGACTATAACAACTGAATAAGACAATCTATTTCTACACAGCAGCTCTCACTTTTAGAAGAACTTCAGCTATTTTACTATTTTACTTTTACCAGTAAAACATGAAGAGATTAGAGGCAAATGGGCACATAAAAAGTCTGCATGCTCTGATGAGAAGCAATGCAATGCATTTCCCAGAGGTATTAAAAAACCAGCCTTTTACTTTTATAGTAAAAATGGTGCACTGGTAGAGCTTGTACAGAGTCCCTGTACTGATCTTAAATTATTCTATTTCTGTGAGTTAAAGCACACTCATCATACCCTAGTTCACAATCTCTGTGTAACTATCATCACTGATGCTACACGTCAATAAATGGCCCTGGGAGCCATATGTTAACATCACGTTAGTGTAAATCCATTACAGTTCGTGTGATCTTGCATTGCTCTGGGGTCACAGAGATCAGCCTCTTTCAAcgggttttttcctccctcccctctctctcttctctgacTGTAGCATAAGCTTTAGTAGCCATTCCTAGGTATTTGAAGAGCAACAgatataaaagaagaaattcttgctGCCTCCACCTGGTAAAATGACAAGCTCTTCTCTAAAAGGCACAGGCTTTGACAGAAATATTCGTATCCCTCACAGGTTTTGTTACTACATATTGTAACAGATTACTTTGTATAGAAACAGAACTTTATATACAGTGCTTGGATGCTTTAACAAGCCCCTGCCAAAGAGATTTTATGTGGTTTCCTGATAACTCCTTTCTGGTGTGAAAATTTCAATAAATAATGAGAAGCCACCactaaaaaggaaagaaattttctctAACCAGAGAActcttggttttggttttttttttttaagagatagAGGAGGAAGGGGCAACTCACTGGTGTCTATAAAAGTGGAACCGCTTTTCTACTGTTACTTACTATTTTCACATTCAACCAGCAGTGAATTCTACCACGAAAGTTGCAACTGATGGAATCACGGCATTGATGGAATCATGGCCATGCCACGGTCTCCCCGCAGCCAAGGGGCACCTCCCTGTCCATTTGAAtcgctccctcctccctcaaaGCACTGGGGCCTAAACGACTCCCGCGTGAGTCAGCGCATGGATTCGGGGAAGTAAATGGCTTACTTTACCCAATTACCGTCACTCACGGGGAAAGCGAGGCGGCGCAAGGGCGGGAGGATCCCACCTCCTCCGCCCGTGGGATCTCGCCACCCTTCCCCAACAGCCGTCAGGAACACCACATCCCCGCCAGCCTCTGGAACACCATTTATTCCTGGTAGcgctgctgggtttttttttacgAAGGCGTCGTCCCCCTGGCCCAGTTGCTGCGGGCGCTGCTCCTCgtccccctccccactccctgtGAAACACTGCCTGCCGCCTCCTCCCCGCCGCGGGAGGAACCGTCCGGAGGAAACGGAAAGGATCCCTGAAGTTTCCAGTTCAGAAGCGGGAGCCGTCGGGGCGCAgccctttccctcccacctcGCAAGCCTTTCACGCGTTAACGCAATCTCTGGtttacagaaagcagaaagttgGGCTCACaccctccatccctgtcccgGCACGGCCGCTGACCCGCAGCCCCACGACCCTCCTGCGCCCCCGGCCCTTCCCCGGCACTCACCGCGGCGGAGAAGGGACGGCGGCCAGCCCACGgctgcttccctgcttcccaccacCCCCGCCCCACACACGGTCTCTCCGCCCCGGCGGGAAGCGGCTCCTCCTCGCGCAGGCATGGCCCGAAGGCTTCCCCTTCGCCAACACCTCCCTTCCCTCCGTACGCCCAGAGAAGCGCCAGgagtccctctgcagctcccaccatTTTCCTCAACAGGAGGCATTAAGTACCTTCTGTCAATCCCCATTCcccacaaagaaaacagaaataatattctGGCACCCTCTTCTTGCAAGGGTGAAGCACACATTTAAAAGTCCAAAAGCTCAAAGGAGCACGGTAAGGGTAAAGCAAAAGAAGTGGTGCTGATGCAGAGGGGTGTGTTCACACAGTTTTGCCCCCCCTACTGACGTtatatccattaaaaaaacacagaaaagggaGGCTTCAGTTGCATCTCCACATCACCAGCTTTTACTTATATATGCaacacaggctgcccagggagatcaTGGAGTTTCCCTCTCTGAAGACACCTGGGTGCAtttctgtgtcacctgctctaggtTACACTGCcgtggcaggggagttggactaggcgatctccagaggttccttccaaccctaacaattctgtgatatTCTTGAAGCATGCATTGAACAGGCAGGGGAGGGTTTTGGTAATCACAGTTTTATTTACTCAGTTTCAGACTAGACAGTGCTAATACAGAAAGTACCATGTTTTACAGTAGCCATCATGCCCAAATCTGGAAACAGGCATATGACATCAGGGCAGCACCTACACATACCTGGCAGAAGTGTATTTTATACAGAGAAGACACAGTCAGTCTGTTGCTTTATCAATTGTTTATCTAAGCAGTCACATGGTGACAATGACTGTATCTTACATCCCTCTGTAtatcaatagaaaaaaatacaccctAGAGAAGATAAACCAAAATTCAGTGATTTGACATCTTCCAGGTTGTCAGTTTCTCCTTGTCGCCCATAGACTAACTACAGGGGTTGCCAAGTACCATGAAGATAAGTACCCTGTATCTTACAAAAGCTTTCAGTTTTGCACAAGATTGTCAAagctgtagggaaaaaaaaaaaaagccaaattctgTTCATTTGGGGTTtaacagacaaacaaaaccacaaaacaaatgtGCTAGGACTCACAGGAGACTTTCTGATTTCACTGGACATGAGACCAAGGCCTAGATAGGTACAAAAAGGTCATTTAAGAAAACTTGGAAATATTTAACTAAAATGAATTCTTTATAAATCTGTTGGTTATAGCTAACTAGTTCACCTATGATGACTACTAAACATAGAAAGGAGGAGGCCATGATGCCTTGACCCAGATCCTTTGCTGAATGCTGTCTTCAGGCCTGAGTTTCCTTTTGGACTAACACTTAAACACATGGagggagttaaaaaaatatttattttccttcttggtTAACTATATAAACAGGAACTCCACAGCATCAGATAGGCTGGGCTTTAAACCATTAGGAGAAGTAGCAGAGAAAAAGGTTTAGAGTTTTGAGTTTACTTTACACCTAATAAATCTTTGAAATTCTTGATATTTGTGTATacatcatttaaaaacaaagggcCTGATCCTGCAGCCCTTATTACTCAGAAAGTAACAGGTGCCAAAACTCATCAAGAtggcctttttctttttaaaaggtcaGTAAACAGGACATGAAGCACAAACTTGTGTGCAGCACTGCATGACAATTACAGAAAGATAATTTCTAAATCTGCAAAACCTTCAGCATGTACTCAAGCTATACATACAAAAAGAAGTTACCAATGTCAGCAAGTCTTCAGACTGCAAATTATATCTAATGATTTACCGTAGATGCACAACAAACTCATCTTTTCTTGATAAATAAAGAAACTGCTGATCAGCACAGTGAGGAGAGGTATCTAAATCAAGGTGAATGGCCAAGCAAATGCAGAGGTATTCTatgcagaatttattttctctgctttaataGCAGCTTCAATCTCTTCCATTATTGGCACCGGTCCCGCATAGTTATTAGTTTCAATAGCTTCTAATTTCTCCAGGTAATCAATTGGCAAGCCATTCTGTTTTGCACCCATGCAGATAACCTATAATcgaaaggggggaaaaaaaaaaagacttcagtAATAATGTTAGAAAGACTCCTCCAAACATTTAGTCATATGGAAAGAATGTAACAAGAGAATTACCCCCAAATAACGCTATTTGTACCCAAGGATAGCCAAAAGCTTCTGGGAAACCACTGAACACCTGAACAGTGTGAacaaaattactctgaaaagGCTTGTACTACCGCTAAGAATCTGAAGTGTTACTAATGTGCACAGGATTCTACAATTAAGCTGTTATTCTgttatttcattctttctttcagtgAGGATGAGAACTACTTTTTAAGCCTTTAGCCAGCCTTAGTATCACACATGAGTGAGAAGCAGCATATATTActgaagctatttttaaaactaagctGTTCAAATCCATAGTGCAACAGTGAGTACCTAGACAGGTATAGGAGTAACAGAAACAGACACTTAACTTTGTTAGTTTGTTAGATTCCTTAGTTTGTTACTGCAGCTTTCCTGCcacacacaaaataaacttAAGTATTGGTGCAGAAGAAAAGATGTGACAGTGAGAGCAAAAGAGGAAGTTGTAGGAACCAGGGCTTGAAGGAGACAGCAGCAAGCTTGCATATAGAAATGAGTATTCTAAATACTCTTTCCTGCATTTAACAGCATGAATTTAAAGGATGAGGTGTCTAGAAAGAATGAATTTTGCCACAAAAAGCACACAACAGAAGACGGATGTAGTTTGGTCACTGTGTGCTGATGCAGTCACCTGTATAAATTTTTAGCTCTCCTGCCTGGTTAACTTAAAAGCTGGGGACAGTAGGGTAAGAACAGAACTAACAACTGATCCTGAGAACAGCAAGAGAGATGTTTAGCTAGATAAAGTTGCCAACAGTGGAAGTCTGCTCTTACAGAGCACCAGTGAGAGCtgccacacagcagcagactATGTATTAACCTCCTGAAAATCCCTGAAGATCTGTCTTGCCAAGAGGTGGGTTGGCAGGGAGGAGGTTTGTGGAATAGCAGAGCTTGCTTTCTAAGCAAGTTTCtcttcagcagtcccacagcagctggCCTTAGCTATGCTCCTGGAAGCTGATTCATAGGAGCAAGTTTCTCAGTTCAGAGAGGGCGGCACACTTGGAATTTAACAGGCTCAAGCCCGGTTTCTTTGCTTTAGGTAGAAGAAGCCAACATGCTACAGCGATATATATCTACAGTTGCCAGTAGCTGCATCACTCAGACGTGCAGTCATGCCACCCAAGCAGGGCCCACATCAGATCTCACAAGCTAAGCAGGTCAGGCCTGCTGCGTGACTGGATCATGTGTCCCTGTAGAGTAAGTCTATTGCGGAACAGTGCTGAAACACTTCTGCCTCACCAGCCATCAAGTGGGAaccctgcagtgctctgcaaGGCTGCTGGAGTCCTGCGATATACTGATGATGCATCTGCTAAAAGGCAGCAAGTGGACTCCTGTATTAAATGGTAGCAACTGCTTCACAAGACAGTAAGGATAATCCACGTCCTTGAAACTACAAGCCAGGTGCTGGGTTTTCTCCACAGAAGCTTCCCTCTGTCCTTTTAGTGGAgtacattaatttttcaaaccCAGAGAATTGCTGCATATATGTAAACAACATCCTTCAGAAATCCTTGTGTCAGTCATAACTAATTCACGAGGTAAACAGAGGCTTCATGTAAGGCATAGCTAAGCCAAAAAGCCAAACTGATTTACTAGGCTTTTAAGAGCTAGCAATCTTCTGTGAGCATGACTACAATAGTACATTGCACACCAACTGTTATACCTTTACAGTAGAGTAGTCATGCCTTCCATCCACTGTAAGCAAAGTACTTGTTAAATAGGACAGAAGTACTGCATTATAAATTTCTGTTCATTCTTCCAAAATTACAGTGATGTAACACCTACCTTTTTGTACTGCGGAGAAGGGGGACCACAGACATAGTCCTTCATCTGGTAGCTTCGACAGGTCAGCACCTTTCCTGCTTGAGTGTAGACATTAACTTCTATTGGGACATAAAAACCATCTTCAACTCCCTCTTGCCTGTAAAGGACATATATTCCTTTCATGCCAAGTAACTCATGCATCTTTCAAGCAAAGTGTGCAATTAAACACATGGATTTATTATAATAGAATTTAAGGCAGGACATTGGTCTGTGCTGTTAacagacaaagaaaagcaaataaagcaaaacatatttcagtACTTTTTGTGCAAACTTGTTTCACATTTGAAGACAAGTTTataaagaagcagcagcattcaATTTTATCATTTCAGGTCTGTAAGAAAGATGACCAGTGGGTCACTTGCAAAGTTAGAGAGAGAATACTTGTAAATTAATTACTCTAGACTGGTAGtctgaaagagaaacacaaCCAAAATTAATGAGTCAGGCACATATTATTCATTACCTGCCACTCAGACAAAGAAACAATTGCAAACTATCTTGCCCATTGTGTTACATTTTAATAAGGGGAAATTTGCACAACTCTTGCAATGCACTTTCCAATGAATAATCCAACACACTCTTTAATTTGCACAAGACGTGAACAGCAAAAATGAGATAGGTCAGGGCAAAAAACatggttattttttattagcAAAATCATGCTgtcttagaaaaacaaaagcaaactcaAAACCAAGGCTACTTATTGTCCTTAACCATTGGTATTCAGCCACCATTAAAAATCTGAGGAAATAGTAAGAAGTAAACAAGAAGCTTAAGCAAAACAAGACCGACTTTACAGCACAATTACCTTTAGATAGGAGTCATAGCATGGTTTCTAACCCTGCTCGTCAAATATAATTTTGacaattcatatttttttcaaagacttaCTACCATTTCAAGTTATTTAACGTACATAACACAGGCCACGTTATGTGAGTAGGTTAAGTGCAAGTAGAGACTGGAAGCTAACTGCAGATTCAAGGCCAACAGACTATAAAATAAGTCACATGGTTGTGTGAGAACAAGAAAACTGTTAAGTAACATCCTAGGACCTATGAGGAATAAATTGGGTCATGATTTAGTCTGTAACTTGTAGATTTGTGAAGTAtggaggacaaaaaaaaaaaacaaacaaaaagtaataCTGTCCGTGGGACAGCACCTAAAAGGTATTTGAAGCCAAAGGATTCAGCCATCTAAGCAAAAGGTTCCTCTCCCATATTTGTTTTCTACATGTTACATTGTTTTACTAGTATTTCAATTAGTTACATGCAGCATTAGTTATAcatttcctcctctgcttctggATAACAAAGCATAGACTTCTTTACAGAGATTcggggataaaaaaaaaattggggagGGGAcaatagtgatttttttttttttcttgacacaTGGCAATTCCAGGAAATAACTTGCTTCAGGACTTAGAAGTATATCTGCTTGCATGCAGCCAGAGAATCTCAAGACCTTCAGCAAGAACACATGCAAGCTCATTTGAGGTGGGTTAGGAGCAAGCCCTAGAAGAACGCTTTGGACTATCACTGTTAAAGCCAACAACACATCccatttccttccatttccaGTTCACCTCCATGGCATCAGTGAGGCAGCTGGGAAAAAGTAATCTTTAGTGTTAGTGTCCATCCTGCAGCTTTTTGTGATGTTACAGCACTCAACTCTTTAGCATCTTAGCAAGCATTAGAGTTTATCCGCTGTCAAACAAATGCAAGGGATTTGCAATTCTGCAGTATGTCAACTCTAAACAGTATGTAAACACTTCTGGAAATCATAATACTACCCccatggaaaagcagcaggctGCTACTATCAAAAGCAGATGTTGTTGGACAAGATTATCATACTTGTGAAGTTTATGCTTTATGAAAGCATAGTAAATGAGGAGATTTCAGTAAAGATCAGCAGAAAAGGGGTCAGGATGTTAAGTGTTAGTGCAAGCAACAGTGG is part of the Chiroxiphia lanceolata isolate bChiLan1 chromosome 1, bChiLan1.pri, whole genome shotgun sequence genome and encodes:
- the GGCT gene encoding gamma-glutamylcyclotransferase, with protein sequence MESGGGAEEPGGESSCFLYYAYGSNLLRERLVLRNPSAALCALARLQDFKLEFGHHQGRTSPVWHGGTATIVQSPGDEVWGIVWKMNTCNLSSLDKQEGVEDGFYVPIEVNVYTQAGKVLTCRSYQMKDYVCGPPSPQYKKVICMGAKQNGLPIDYLEKLEAIETNNYAGPVPIMEEIEAAIKAEKINSA